A stretch of the Zeugodacus cucurbitae isolate PBARC_wt_2022May chromosome 6, idZeuCucr1.2, whole genome shotgun sequence genome encodes the following:
- the LOC128922547 gene encoding piggyBac transposable element-derived protein 4-like, which translates to MDEVDVLTRLLRKLNAANVSPEERQRLQAQIEEIMGQESDPFETSGDVEDDEYFPDEDDFSEASDIEQEIELEAVLDENHDDIEDLYREAIALEASTTMESCSTSITQGLIYRSKDGRMWNSNPPPPGRPRCHNVTTFTRKGPLREASPSHKALFKLLLSPEIVSIIVRETNRKAVEAFRLWNEKHPSNKQRSWVMTDDDEMYAFFGMLLIAGVFHSNSQPAKELWASYNMPIYKATMSLNRFKSLTTFIRFDNSGTRAERLKQSKTAALDDVWLMLMANLEKAYTPKCHVTVDQQLFPYRGRTRFTQYIPSKPAKYGMKVWWICDSVSNYPLKGIIYTGKPPGGQRETNQGEIDAKLYGQR; encoded by the coding sequence ATGGATGAAGTTGATGTGTTGACGCGTTTGCTTCGTAAGCTAAACGCAGCAAATGTGAGTCCGGAAGAACGTCAGCGACTTCAGGCACAAATTGAAGAAATTATGGGACAGGAGTCCGATCCATTTGAAACAAGTGGCGACGTAGAAGATGATGAATATTTTCCAGATGAAGATGACTTCAGTGAAGCTTCAGATATAGAACAGGAAATCGAGTTAGAGGCTGTTCTGGATGAAAACCATGATGATATTGAGGATTTGTATAGAGAAGCTATCGCCCTTGAGGCTTCAACTACAATGGAATCATGCAGCACATCTATTACCCAGGGCCTTATATACAGGTCGAAAGATGGTAGAATGTGGAATTCAAATCCTCCACCACCTGGAAGGCCTCGTTGTCACAATGTTACAACTTTTACTCGTAAAGGGCCACTACGAGAAGCGTCACCGAGTCATAAAGCTCTTTTCAAGCTATTGCTGTCTCCTGAAATCGTAAGTATCATTGTGCGGGAAACCAACAGAAAAGCCGTTGAAGCGTTTCGTCTATGGAATGAAAAGCATCCCAGTAATAAACAGCGTTCTTGGGTAATGACTGACGATGACGAAATGTATGCTTTTTTTGGGATGCTACTTATTGCTGGTGTATTCCACTCGAATTCTCAGCCAGCGAAAGAATTGTGGGCCAGCTACAATATGCCAATTTATAAGGCCACTATGTCATTGAATCGGTTCAAGAGCTTAACTACTTTTATCCGTTTCGATAACAGTGGTACTCGTGCTGAGAGGTTGAAGCAAAGCAAAACTGCTGCCCTGGACGATGTATGGCTCATGCTGATGGCCAATTTAGAGAAAGCATACACTCCGAAATGTCATGTAACCGTCGATCAACAGTTATTTCCATATCGTGGGCGCACTCGATTCACCCAATATATTCCGAGTAAGCCGGCAAAATATGGCATGAAAGTGTGGTGGATTTGTGACTCTGTTTCAAACTACCCTTTGAAAGGTATAATTTATACTGGAAAACCTCCAGGTGGCCAGCGAGAAACGAATCAAGGTGAAATTGATGCAAAATTATATGGACAGCGGTAG
- the LOC128922548 gene encoding uncharacterized protein LOC128922548 produces the protein MPGLNVKAGTSAGTTAKPGSSKATTTAAPGAKPTNQRQKAKGEAKSLVAGAVPKEWPTLRVEEPSKANIEPPAGATKRQRSAEEAKPSAKRPKIKETPNKSFADVARNRIIIGVLDEGDPEGRIPRTQWKWVQAALANVALEVLLSNPGPPPSRTDAGWYQGQIKIVACDDERSVQLYKAALAKVGEVYPGAKLIAVDRKDIPSRPRARVWIPATPSQPDQIMQLIRACNPNLPTESLKFVKAFDDATTESGVETKRATMQILLLLTNDAIEPLNKSGGEINYGFTKVKVKTYKADAGALDHLTSVNENRSA, from the exons ATGCCTGGTCTGAATGTTAAGGCTGGCACCAGTGCTGGAACTACAGCTAAGCCAGGTTCcagcaaggcaacaacaacagcggcaccCGGAGCCAAGCCTACCAACCAGAGGCAGAAGGCAAAGGGAGAAGCCAAAAGTTTAGTTGCTGGTGCAGTGCCGAAAGAATGGCCTACCCTCAGGGTGGAAGAGCCATCGAAGGCGAA CATAGAACCGCCAGCAGGAGCAACAAAAAGACAGAGGTCAGCTGAAGAGGCTAAGCCGTCGGCTAAACGACCGAAAATAAAGGAGACGCCCAATAAATCGTTTGCGGATGTGGCCCGGAACCGTATTATCATTGGTGTTCTGGATGAGGGAGATCCCGAAGGCAGAATTCCCAGAACCCAATGGAAATGGGTGCAAGCTGCGCTGGCTAACGTGGCCCTGGAAGTGCTACTAAGCAATCCAGGTCCACCGCCGTCACGCACAGATGCCGGTTGGTACCAGGGCCAAATTAAAATAGTAGCATGTGACGACGAACGATCGGTCCAGCTCTATAAAGCCGCCTTAGCGAAAGTGGGAGAGGTATATCCTGGGGCCAAACTAATAGCGGTCGACAGGAAAGATATACCGTCTAGACCAAGGGCACGAGTGTGGATACCGGCTACACCATCTCAGCCGGATCAAATTATGCAGCTGATCAGGGCTTGCAACCCTAACCTACCAACGGAGAGTTTGAAGTTCGTTAAGGCATTCGACGATGCGACAACAGAATCGGGCGTGGAGACCAAAAGGGCCACAATgcagattttgttgttgctaacgaATGACGCAATCGAACCGCTGAACAAAAGTGGCGGTGAAATCAATTATGGCTTCACGAAGGTCAAGGTGAAGACATATAAAGCAGATGCCGGTGCTCTCGACCATCTTACCTCGGTTAACGAGAATAGATCAGCCTGA